From the Falco biarmicus isolate bFalBia1 chromosome 19, bFalBia1.pri, whole genome shotgun sequence genome, one window contains:
- the RNF41 gene encoding E3 ubiquitin-protein ligase NRDP1 yields MGYDVARFQGDVDEDLICPICSGVLEEPVQAPHCEHAFCNACITQWFSQQQTCPVDRSVVTVAHLRPVPRIMRNMLSKLQITCDNAVFGCTAVVRLDNLMSHLNDCEHNPKRPVTCEQGCGLEMPKDELPNHNCIKHLRSVVQQQQTRIAELEKTSAEHKHQLAEQKRDIQLLKAYMRAIRSVNPNLQNLEETIEYNEILEWVNSLQPARVTRWGGMISTPDAVLQAVIKRSLVESGCPTSIINELIENAHERNWPQGLATLETRQMNRRYYENYVAKRIPGKQAVVVMACENQHMGEDMVLEPGLVMIFAHGVEEI; encoded by the exons ATGGGGTATGATGTAGCACGTTTTCAGGGGGATGTTGATGAAGACCTTATATGCCCCATCTGCAGCGGGGTCCTGGAGGAGCCGGTTCAG GCTCCTCACTGCGAGCACGCCTTCTGCAATGCCTGCATCACCCAGTGGTTCTCCCAGCAGCAGACGTGCCCCGTGGACCGCAGCGTCGTGACGGTTGCCCACCTCCGTCCCGTCCCGCGGATCATGCGTAATATGCTCTCAAAGCTGCAGATCACTTGTGACAACGCTGTTTTCGGCTGTACGGCGGTTGTGCGACTTGACAACCTGATGTCTCACCTCAATGACTGCGAGCACAATCCCAAGCGCCCGGTGACTTGCGAGCAGGGATGCGG CTTGGAAATGCCCAAAGATGAGCTGCCAAACCACAACTGCATCAAGCATTTACGATCcgtggtgcagcagcagcagacgAGAATCGCCGAGCTGGAGAAGACCTCGGCAGAGCACAAGCATCAGCTGGCCGAGCAG AAAAGGGACATCCAGCTGCTGAAGGCCTACATGCGCGCCATCCGCAGCGTCAACCCCAACCTGCAGAACCTGGAGGAGACCATCGAGTACAATGAAATCCTGGA GTGGGTCAACTCCCTGCAACCGGCCCGGGTGACGCGGTGGGGCGGGATGATCTCCACGCCGGACGCGGTGCTGCAGGCCGTCATCAAGCGCTCGCTGGTGGAGAGCGGCTGCCCCACGTCCATCATCAACGAGCTGATCGAGAACGCTCACGAGCGGAACTGGCCGCAGGGGCTGGCCACGCTGGAGACGCGCCAGATGAACCGGCGGTACTACGAGAACTATGTGGCCAAGCGCATCCCCGGCAAGCAAGCCGTGGTGGTGATGGCCTGCGAAAACCAGCACATGGGCGAGGACATGGTGCTAGAGCCGGGACTGGTGATGATATTTGCACACGGAGTGGAGGAAATTTAA